Below is a window of Gimesia chilikensis DNA.
TGATCCGCTCCATGAGTTATACTCCCAAGGGGCTGTTCAATCATACTGCCGCCATCTATCAGATGCTGACCGGCTATACCACAGATAAGGTTAGTCCTTCCGGACAGCTGGAACCACCAAGTCCTAAAGACTTCCCGAACTTCGGGTCAAACATTATTCGTATCCAGCCACCACAGGTACCCATGCTGCCGTTCGTGATGCTTCCACGACCGCTGCAGGAGAGTAACGTGGTCGGGAAAGCCGGGACAGCCGGTTTCCTGGGACGTGCCTACGATCCGTACTATCTCTATCCGCCGGGAGACGATATGGATATGAACAAGATGGACCGGATCAGCGTCGATGATCTGAAGTTGCGTCCGGATGTCTACACATCCCGGCTGCAGCGTCGTGCCAGTCTGCGGGATACCATCAACCAGGGTATGCCTCAACTGAACAAGGCTGTCGAAGATTACAAGCTGGATAAGTACTATTCACGAGCACTGGATCTGGTCATTTCAGGCCGGGCTCGCGATGCCTTTGCCCTGGATCAGGAGTCCGATGCAGTTCGTGACAAGTACGGTCGGAACACCTTTGGTCAGAGTCTCCTATTAGCCCGTCGTCTGGTAGAAGCCGGGACTCGGGTGGTTGAAGTTGTCTGGCCAAAAGTCGCGAATTCGAACAATCATTCCTGGGACGTCCATACTGGATTGACAAATCGATTGAAGAACCAGTCTGCTCCCATGTTTGACCAGGGACTCGCCAGTCTGATTTCTGACCTGTATGATCGAGGCACTCTGGACGAAACACTGGTTGTGGCAGTGGGTGAATTTGGCCGCAGTCCTCAACGCGGCGTCAGTACTTCAGGGAACTCAAACAGTGACGACGGTCGAGATCACTGGCCCTACTGTTACACATCTCTGATGGCAGGGGCCGGGATGAAACGGGGATATGTTCACGGCGAATCCGATAAGACCGGTTCCAGTCCGCGTAAAGATCCCGTTCATCCACGGGAACTGCTGGCAACGATTTATCATTCGTTCGGAATCAACCCCGAAACCATCGTCTATAATCACCTGAATCAGCCACGCGAACTGGTGAAAGCACAAGCCGTTACCAAACTGATGGGATAAGCGGCTAACATAATTTTATCTAAAATCAGGCCTGTCTCTGTATTTCAGAGGCGGGCCTGTTTTCGTTAGTAGAACGCAATTCTACGCGGCATTTCTGCTGCTGACCCGAACTCAAAATCGTCTGTAGGCCAGGTCACTATCTGAGAAAGATTTTAAAAAGAGAAAAACGGGACAAATTATGCTTGAATTAATGAACTCAATCTGGTGTACAATGATTTAATAACGTCAGGGCTGACTTGGACAGAGTTGCAGGTTTTTGAAAAGCCGTGAAATTGATTCATAAACCGGGAACTCATTCCACCCCACATCGATCCTATTTGATGTTCTGACAGATCGCGCCAATTAAAAACTGATTGACTAACCAGACCGTCAGGCCCATTCTCATTTGCAGGATGGATTATGTTGGATAAAGGTGCGCCCATTATCTGTTTACAGTTCAGAAATGATCGATTCACGCTCATCATCGGCTGGCTGATGCTGCCATCTCTGCTGCTGATTCCCAGAGAGCTTCCCGGGCAAGTCGCTGTCGAAGTTGGCGTGGCCGAGGCTGCAGTGCAGGCCCCCGAGACGTCCCCTCACAAGATTCCGGGTTTCAGTATTTCTGTCGATGAAAAGAAACTGAATCTGCTGGATGACTTTGAACGCTATGTGCGTCATCAAATGTGGGAAAAAGCACTGACGACGATCAAGGATCTGTCTGCTTCTCAATCCAGTTCCGCCCTGCTCCCGACTCAGGATGGTTTTCTGATCGATGCCAATCAGCGGATCTTTCGAGCCCTGACTTCACTACCACCCGAAGGGCGAGAAGCATATCGTCTCTTCTATGACGGTAAGGCCCGCAAGGAGTTTGCTGAGCTCTCGGAAAAACATCCGCTGTATTCCGCCGATGCCGAAAAACGGGCAACCGAGATTTATTACCAGTATTTTCTGACTTCCATCGGTGATGAAGTCGCTGACCTGCTGGGAAATCAGGCTTTTGAACGGGGAGAATTTCTTCAGGCGGCCGAATACTGGCGATCGATTCTCGAGCATCATCCTGATACCAGCCTGCCGGAACTGGATTTGAATGTAAAGCATGCGCTGGCTTTGATCCGGGGTGCTCGAACAGAACGGGCTGCTGCAGCGATCGAGGTGATCGCGCAACAGTTTCCCGGCCAGAAAGTGACTCTGGGAGGCAATGCCTTTGATCCGGTACCTTATTTGAGGTCCTTACTGCCTCAGCAGAACGTATCTTCTGTTGCGTCTTCGAAATCCAATAACCCAAAGTCGGTCTCACAGTCATTCCAGTTACCCGAATCTGATTCTCAACCGCACTGGCAGTTGCATTTTCTGGATCAGAGTGTGGAACAGGCGCTGCAGAATTCTCAATCAGATTATTACGGCCGCAGCAAATCGTATGCAACCTACGTTCCTCCCATAGCCGTTGATCAGCAGCATGCCTATATAAACTACTATGGTGTCTGTTTTGGTCTCGATATGAAAACCGGGAAACTGCTCTGGAGGAACGCTAAGTTCAAGGATCTGGGAAATCATTTCAACAACTATAGTTTTCATCAGTCCAGCCATCTGAATCAGTATCATATTGCCGTGAGTGGAGATTATGTACTCGCTACTCTGATCCCTCAGAAGGAAATGAACCGTTACCGGGCCTGTTATCGGCTGGTTGCCTATCAGAAAAAGACGGGCAAACAGGTCTGGCAAACCAGTGCGAATAACGAAAGCTATATCTGTGAGCCTCTGGTGGTTGGAGAGCAGATTTACACAATCTCTCACCAGCAAAACAGTAAACAACTCAATTTGAGTTGCCTGTCGTTGAAGACGGGAAAGAAGGAGTGGGGGATGCCTCTGGGATCTGTCGTGGCAGGCAGTTCTACAAACGGGATGGAAGACATGCCCTCTCCCGTGCTCAAGTTGAATGGAGAGTCACTGCTGGTTCTTACCAATAACGGGGCACTGTTTGATATTTCCCTGGCTGGCAGGTCTGTCAACTGGGTATTTCGGTATCCCTATCCCGTCAATCAGTCTACATCCAATAATTACTATGCTGCAGCTAATGAGGAAGTACAACTGCATTCCAGAGGGCAGATGTACTGCGACCACAATCTGCTTTATTTCAAAGAAGAGGGAGCCAGCGAGGTTTATGCCCTGGATCTGGCTGCCAAGAAAGTGGTCTGGAAACGCCCCATCAAAGTGGCTGCTCAACTGGTGGGAATTGATGATCAAAATGTCTACCTGCTCTCCGGGGAACTGGAGGCATTGAGTCGCGAAACGAGTCGTCTGAACTGGGCGGTTTCTCTGCCCATCGCGGCAGGAGGCTTGAGTGCCGTCATTGATCCGCAGCACGCATGGATATTTACCAGCCGGGGAGTCTTCGAGATTTCGAAATCAAATGGGGATATTCTTGATATCTATCGCGGGCATGATCTGAGTTCGCTGGGAGGTGCCATCAGCCTGAATCAGGGGTTGATGCTTTGTATTTCCAATCAGGCTGTGACCGCATACCCCTCCACTCCCGCTGGAAAACAGAAGTCAAAAGAAACACCAACATCAGAACCTTAATCAGATGGAATGTAATATGTGTGGTAAGTTACTCCGGTCTCAAAGTCGAAGCTTGTTTTTACTGGCGCTGGCTCTATCCTGCTTTACACAACTCTCAACAGTCGCTGCTGAAGGTGAAAACGGGATTACCGTTGTAGGGACTGGTATTGTTGAACAGAAACCAACGGTCGTCGAAATGACCGGACTGGTCATCGGTCAGGGCCAACTGGCGGGAGACGCTGTTACCAAGTATCACGGAAACCGACGTCGGGCCGAAGATGCATTTAAAAATCTGAAGATACCAGGATTGGTCATTCAGGGGGATGGGATGTCTCTCTACTCGTCCTTAAATGCCAGTCAGATGCAGGCCATGATGCGGGGCATGGCTGTGAATAATACGCAGTCTCAGGAGTTATCGGTCTCAGAAACACTCAAGTTACGTCTAACAGGAGTTGATAAGCTGAGCCCCGACGAACTGCTGGAAATCATCGTTCGGATTGTTGATGCCGGCAAAGATGCGGGAGTGGTGATTGGCAATGATACGACTCCCATGGTTCCGGGAACATATAATGCTTCAAAAGCACGCAATACAATGGTTGCCTTTAAAATTCAAAACGTGGAAGACTTGAAAAACAAAGCTTATGCCAAGGCCCTGGAAGATGCACGATCTCAAGCGGAGGCACTGGCAAAACTGGCAGGCGGTAAGCTCGGGAAGGTTGTGTCCATTAACACGGTGGATCCAAACCAAAAGAGCAGCGACAGTTCCAGCCGGATGCTGGCACAATATCTGGCTGTGCTGGGGATGAGGGTCGGTCAGTCTGAGGAGCAGTCCTCCGCACTGTTAAAAGAGATCCCTGTCTCTGCCGTCGTTCGCGTAACTTATGCTCTCGAATGAATTCTCAATCAAACGGGCGTCAAATGAGTATTTCTGTAATCATCAGGATTGTTGCCGGTGGGCTGTTTCTGCTGTGTAGCTTTACGCAGATCCAGGCGCAGGAAATTCTGCCCCGGCACGTTACTCCTGCAACCGTCAAGTCAATTCAACGGGGGCTTGACTATCTGGCGAAACAGCAGACAACCAGTGGCAGTTTTCAGACAACCCAGGATGGCAGTACCTATCCCGTTTCAATGACTTCGCTGGCGGGAATCGCCTTTCTGGCCAATGGAAATACGTCGACTCGAGGGCCTTACGCCGATCAGGTGCGGAAAGCGACCGAGTATGTACTGGGCCAGGCTCAGCAAAACGGTCTGATCGCAGCCGGCGCGGAAAATGGACGCCCCATGTACGGGCATGGATTCTCGTTGCTGTTTCTCTCCAGCGTATATGGGATGGAGACAGACGCAAAAGTCCGCGCCCGGATTGCCAAAGTGGTCAAGGATGGAATCCAGTTGACCTCTTCGGGACAGAGCCCTTTAGGAGGCTGGATTTATACCCCGGGGGGAGGAGATGAAGGCAGTGTGACCGTGACCCAGATGCAGGGACTCCGGGCTGCGCACAATGCCGGCTTTACCGTACCCAAGGGGACAATTCAGAATGCGGTCCGGTATCTGGAACTCTGTCAGACACCTGAGGGAGGGATTCGCTACTCATATCATTCCGGCAATGATACCCGCCTGCCGATATCCGCTGCTGCAATTACCTGTCTCTATTCCGCCGGGGAATATGAATCACCGCTAGCCGAAGAATGTATGGAATATGTTTACGGACAGTTCAAAAACCGAAAAAGTGGATTTCAGTCGGGACATTATTTTTATTTGAACCTGTATGCCTCGCAGGCGTTTTACCAGGCAGGCGATGATTATTGGGATGCTTACTTCCCGGGGCAGCGCGACAGTCTCATCAAATCACAGGCATCCAACGGCAGCTGGAATGGCGATGGCGTCGGTCCCATTTTTGGAACCAGCGTCGCCTTAATCGTTTTACAACTGCCTTATAAGTTTTTGCCTATTTATCAACGTTAAATGACATGTATTGTGACCAGCAGACTGGCTGGTAGAACAGGGAGTGAATCTTGTCTGAAATGAAAACAGCACCAGATATGGCAGCTTTGGAGAAGCTTAAAGCCGCCCAGGAACGGATTCGCGAACAGATTCGCACGGTCGTCGTTGGTCAGGATGATGTCGTCGAGCAGTTGCTGGTCAGTATTCTTGCAGGGGGACACTGTATTCTGGAAGGAGTCCCGGGCCTGGCGAAGACGTTGCTGGTCTCTACGCTGGCTAAAAGTCTGTCACTGGACTTTGGTCGGATCCAGTTCACTCCCGACCTGATGCCCGCCGATATTACCGGGACCGATGTGATTTACGAAGATCGACAGACTGGAACGCGAGAGTTCCGATTTATTGAAGGGCCGATTTTCACCAATCTGTTGCTGGCAGATGAAATTAACCGGACACCTCCCAAAACACAGGCGGCTCTCCTGCAGGGGATGCAGGAAAAGAACATTTCTGCAGGGACGAAACATTATCAACTCCCCCGCCCGTTTTTTGTGCTTGCAACCCAGAACCCGATTGAACAGGAAGGGACCTACCCCCTTCCCGAGGCTCAGCTGGATCGGTTTCTGATGAAGATTATCGTCCAGTATCCCACGCGCGACGAAGAAAGACAGATTTATAAAACAGTGACTGGAGAAGAACAGTCGGAGCCGGCAGCCACCTTGACAGGAGAAGAAGTGCTGGAGCTCCAGCATCTGGTACGCCGGGTTCCCATCAGCGATTTTCTGGTGGATTACACCATGGACCTGATCCGGGCGACACGCCGCGACAGCGAAGATGCCCCGGAGTTCATTAATCGCTGGGTGCTCTGGGGAGCGGGGCCACGTGGTGGGCAGTCTCTGATTCTGGCAGCCAAGGCCCGGGCTGCTCTGTATGGTCGACCTGAAGTCTCTGTGGAAGATCTGCAGGCGGTTGCCAAGGCCGTTTTGCGCCATCGGATTGTTCTGTCTTACAACGCCGAGTCGGAAGGCCAGACACCGGATACCGTAATTGAAAAACTGATCGCGGAAACTCCATTACACCAGAGCACTGCCGGAAAGGATGGTCAGTTTGAACACATACTTAAATCCTGAGATCGCAGGCAGTCTGGCCGGGATTGGGTTCAAGGCCCGCCAACCGGTTGAGGGTTCAATTGCTGGCCTGCATCGCAGTCCCCTGCACGGTCTGTCTCCGGAATTTGCCGACTACCGCAGCTACACACCCGGTGATGATTTGAAGAACCTGGACTGGAAAGCGTATGCCCGTTCGGACCGGTTTTATATTAAACGTTTCGAAGAAGAGTCGAATTTACGCGCGGTGTTTATTGTCGATTCTTCGGCCTCGATGAAGTACGGCGGACCTGACTTTTCCAAGTATGATTGTGCAGCCACAATCGCCGTATCGCTGTCATCTGTTTTATTGAAACAGCGTGATGCGGTCGGACTGGCGATACTTAATGATCGTGTTCAGGAAGATCTGCGGACAGGAAGCACTGCCTCCCATCTGGCCAAATTCATGGAAGTACTGCAGCGGACCGAACTCCAGGGAGAAACCGACATTGGCCCTGCTGTCGCCCAGGTCGCGGATCAGATTCACCGTCGTGGCATTGTTGTGGTCCTGTCTGACCTGCTGACACCACTGGATCGATTTTACGAGTCGCTGGGCAAGCTGCAGTACGCAGGGCATGAGGTGATTGTGATGCACGTACTGCACCGTGATGAGGTTGAGCTTCCCTTCAAAGATTCTGTGATCTTCAAGGATATCGAGGGCGAAGAAGAGATCTTTGCCGAACCATGGGCTTTTCATAAAGCGTATCAGGCAGCCATGGAAGAGTTTATTCAGGAGACGCGCCAGCGCTGTCAGTTTTGTGGTATCGACTATCTGCAGATATTTACCGACGCCAATTTGAGCAGGGTTTTGAGCAGCTATTTACATAATCGGCAGTTTGCAGGAGCGAAAACACATCGGGGACGAATGGCGTCTCTCGGTGGATCTGCCGGTTCAGATAATCAGATATCAGACTCCCCTGCTCTCGATTCCAGAGCAGGTCAACCATCAGAAAGTGAGTAAACAGTTTCAATGCATTTTCTGGCTCCCTTACTTTTGACGGGAACGGTTCTGGCAACCGCACCGATCATCATTCACCTGCTAAACCGCAGACGGTTTATCCGCGTGGACTGGGCGCCCATGGAATATCTGAAATTGACTCTGAAGACGAATCGTCGGCGCTTACGGCTGGAACAGTGGCTGTTGCTCGCGATTCGAACGCTGGCGGTTCTGGCTCTGTTTCTGGCGGTGGCGCGTCCCATCAGTTCGGGTACGAATCTGGCGGGGTTTCTGGCGGTGGAAGGTCGGGCAAGCCGCGTGATCATTCTGGATGATTCTCTGAGTATGTCTTATCAGACCGGCGAACAGTCTGCCTTCAGCCGGGCACAAAATGCAGTTCGGCAGGTTTTGAACCAGTTGGGACCGCAGGATTCGGTATCAGTGGTACTGGCTTCTCAACCGGAGCAACCACTCGTGCGGATGGCACATCTGACAGAGAAAGAGCGGGACCAGTTAATTGCGCGCATCAATGAGATTAATTCCAGCCAGATGGCCAGTCACTGGATTTCTACCTTAGAGGAAATAGATCGCCAACTGAAAGAAGCCACATTCCCGATTAAAGAAGTGATTATTGTTACCGATCTCTGGTCGGCGGGTTGGACTTCTGAAGTGCGCGATCTTTGTGACCGCTGGTCGGGCGAACAAGTGACGTTGCGATTTGTCGATATCGGAAATGAGCCGACGGGAAACCGCGTACTACGTTCGCTTGAGCAGGACAGCCGGATTGCACTGGTCGATCAGGAAGTTAAATTGACTGCCGTCATCGAGAATTACAGTACAGAACCTCTGAAATCAGGACAGGCGTTGTTAGATGTGGACGGTAATGTTACTCCGGTGACCCTTCCCGAAATTCCAGCAGAAAAAACGGTGAACGTTCCCGTCAGTGTGCGTTTTGATGAACCGGGTCAGCATGTCGTAACTCTATCTATTCCTGCGGATTCCTTGATGGAAGACAACGTTCGCAGCAAACTGATCAATGTTCGTCAGATGGTTGATGTCGTTCTCGTGGACGGCGAGCCGGGGCTGAATCCCTTCGAGAGTGAAACTGATTTTCTGGCGCTGGCTCTGTCAGCCGGAAATTCAAACTGGCAGGTAACACAAACGGAAAGTTCAACCTGGAAGTCACAGTTATTGACAGCCCCGGATCTGATCGTCCTGGCCAATGTGGATCAGCTGTCAAAGGAGCGCGTCGCGGAACTGGAAGAACTGGTCTCTCTGGGAACCGGTTTAATGATTTTTGCCGGTGATCAATGTGACTTGCAACTCTATAACGAACGACTGTTCAAAGGGGGAAATGGACTCCTTCCGGCAAAAATCAATCAGATTCGAGATCTGCAGGCGCAAGGGCTGGTTATCGAACCAATCGCTGATTCTCCGATTGAGTTACTGAAGAACCTGACTCCGGAACTGTTGAGTCGCGTGCGTCCCCATCGATTTGCGGATGTTGTTCTGGAGCAAGGTGACGGACAGCGTCAGGTTAACGTGTTGGCACGCTGGAATGATCCCCAGCAGTCTCCTGCAGTTCTGGAAAAGCGTTTTGGTGAAGGTCGCGTCCTGTTCTGGACCATTTCAGCAGATAAAAGCTGGAGCGACTGGCCAGCAGAGGCGAGTTTTGTTCTGGCAATGCGGGTCGCGGCACAGGAAATCGCGGCAGAAATTCAACGGGGCGAGAATCTGATTGCCGGTGAACCGATCCACCTGGAACTGGAGACGATCACCGCGCCTCAGGCTGGCGAACTGGTCTGGCTGGATCGTGATCTGAAACCCCAGGAAGTCCGTTTTGGTACGGAAGGTGAATCGAAAACAATTCTCAGCTCCGATCCGATTCGTTATTCAGGCGTCGTGGAAGCAACGTGGCAAGACACACAATCTGGCGGGCAGACACAGAAATTTGCCATCAATGCGAATGTGGAAGATTCATTGCAGGAAAGACTGAATGAGCAGGAATTGCAGCAGTATCTGGGGCGCATGCCTTTAAAGCTGATTCGTTATCAGGGAAAAGAAATGGACTTATCGACAGCCGGGACTGAATTATGGCGATATCTGGCAGTCGTCTTACTGGGTTGTCTGATTTCCGAGAGTATGCTGGCGGCCTGGATTGGTCGTCGTCGCTAAAGAAAGAGTTGTGAACTTGAACCGATTTCTGGAAAAACTGTTTGGTATTCAATCCTCGACCTGGGCCGAAGGTGGCCAATGGTCCGCGCAGTGGGTTGGCTTGCCTTCAGGAGATCGAATGCTCTTTCTGATTCTGGGAGTCGTCGTACTGGTAGCTGGCGGATGGTGGTTGTATCAACGGGATGCAAGGCAGATACCCCTGCTCCGCCGCTGTCTGTTGTACTCAATCCGAATCGCTTTGGTGCTGTTGGTGATTGCCATGCTGCTCGAACCAATTCTGGTATTGAGCAAAGAGGAAAAAATTCCTTCGCATCTGCTGGTCCTTTTGGATACATCACAGTCCATGTCGCTGAAGGATGCCTGGCAGGATGAAGAACGGGCTATGGAAGTGGCACGCAGTCTGGGGATGTCGTCAGACGTGGATGCTCTCCGCAGAATGAACCGCCTGCAACTTGCACAGAAAATGGTGACACCATCGTTTCTGAAAGACCTGTCTGCTGACGGAAAACGCACGGTCCACCTGCATGGGTTCAATGATAAGTTCAATCCAGAGGCATTATCAGACTCTGAGGAATGGCACGCCGGTGGAAATGCGACTGCTATCGCCAGTTCTCTTCGCCAGGCACTGCTTTCTTATTCCGGGATGCCTCTCTCGGGGGTTTTACTGATCAGCGATGGACAATCGACGTCTGGAGAACCCCCGGAAGAAGTCTTGCAGATGCTGTCTGATGAAGGAATCCCTCTGGTTGCGGTTGGTATGGGGACAACTGATGGGCCGCGGAATGTCGCGATTACAGAACTCGAAGTCAGCCCGGTGGTGTTTGTGCAGGATGCGAACCAACTGACGGTGCATATTGAATCACGGGGAATGCAGACTCAATCTGCGACCCTGCTGATTGAGCAGCGACGTAATGGTGGGCCCTGGCAGGAATTCATTCGCGAGGATGTCGTGCTTAACCTCGAGGGGCAGTTACAACCGCGGACGTATCAGTTTTCTGAAACAAAAACCGGTAAGGTCGAATTTCGAGCAAGTATTATCGATGCGGGGCCGGAAATCTCGCAGGATGATAATCTGGCCTCCGCCGAAGTACGCGTGATCCGACAGCGGTTGAATGTCCTGTTTATTGCAGGATCGACTTTTCCTGAAGTTCAGTTTCTGCGAAATACGTTTTTACGGGATCGCCAGATTAATCTTTCGACCTGGCTCATGGCGGCTGATAAAACCTATGAACATCCGGGCGATCTGCCAATTCGTCGTCTGCCGGTCACTCAGGAAGAGCTCAATGATTATGACTGTGTGATATTGTACGATCCTGATCCCAACGGCTGGCCTGTTAATTTCCCGGAGTTGCTTACGAATTTTGTGACCAAAGCAGGAGGTGGACTGGTCTATATTGCCGGTGAAATGCAGACCGCGAATATGTTCGATCATCAGTCTGATCCTACCCTGGACTGGTTAAACTTATTGCCCGTTATTCGAGAGCCGGGCCTCTTTCGCTCTCAGGTTCAGATTCGGTTGAGTGCTCGCTCTCCCTGGAAACTGGATGTGACTACTCAGGGAGTTCAGGATCCCATTTTTAACTTTGCCAGTGATCGTCAGGCAAATGAGCAGCTTCTGAAAAATTTACCCGGCATGTTCTGGCACTTTCCTGTGACCAAGGCGAAACCGGGGGCGACGGTGCTCGCAGTTCACGCGGATCCCCGCATGCGAAATGAATACGGTCAGGAGGTCCTGATCGCCTCGCAACGCGTGGGACCCGGCTGGTCAATTTTTATTGGTTTTGACAGCACCTATCGCTGGCGATATCTGAATGAGCAGTTGTTTGACGGATTCTGGGCACGAGTAGTGGATCGGGCCGGCAGGAGCAAACAACTGGGAGGAAATTACCCTTTCCGGCTTTCGACGCCAAAGGCACAGTACCAGCCCGGAGAACAGGCTAAGGTGATTGCCCGATTTCTGGATGAGAGCCAGATCGAGCCTGGTCTACAGCGTTTATACGGTGAAGTGGAGCGCGGTGATGAACAGCCGATTCCACTGACGTTGACTGAAGGCAATCAAAGAGGTGAATTCTCTACGAACTTTCCGGTACCGTCACCTGGGACGTATTTTGTCCGTGTCTGGATGGGAGATGAAGCAGCCGGGGCGAGTGTGAAAGCGGCTACCATGCCAATAAAAGTCGAATTTCCAAATCAGGAACTGCAAAATCCGACTCTGAACGAAGCGTACCTGGAGACCATGTCGAGTTCGACGGGAGGTCGGGTATATCAGTTGTCAGAAATGAACGACATTGTAGGTGCTTTCAAAATTAAAGAGGTCTCCCGTTTTCTGGAAGAACGACAGGAAATCTGGGATGCACCAATTTTCTATATTTTAATCTTTGGTTTACTGGTTACAGAATGGATTTTGCGAAAGTGGTGCCGTCTGATTTAAAAGATGGTATATCGCAACAGGAGTCAGCGGTAGATGTCCGAACTAAAGTCGCATAAATATGCAGAGCTGCAAAACACGATTTCCAGAAAACTGGATCGTGTAGGACGTGCGCTGCGCCGGCATATTCTGCTGGAAGCGGCGGCACGAATCGGTCTGGCTTTGCTGTTTCTGGCTGCGTTTTCACTCCTGTTTGACTGGTGGCTGGAATTGAGTCTGGTTACCCGTGTTGGATGCCTGTCGGCGGGATTTGCGATCATCGGTTACCTGGTGTGGCGGTATATCTACATTCCGTTCCAGGTCTCTCTTTCGCCAATTGAAGTGGCTAATTTGATCGACCGTGCGCGGCGGGTCAATGATCAGCAGGCTCTGGCGCCTCAGGTGGCAAGCCTGTTACAGTTGCCTGGTCATCAGTATGAAAAAGAGCAGTCTGATGAGATGATCGCACAGGCGGTTCAGGAAAATTATCAGCGTCTCAGCAATTATCCTTACGAGAAAACGATCAACCAGAAGCACACCCAGGCCTGTCTGCTGGGACTTTTCGCAGCTGTTCTGATCCCCGTCTGTTTTCTGATTGTTCTGCCAGCAACGGCACAATTATGGGGAGCACGCTGGTTACTCGGTTCCAGTCAGCCCTGGCCTCGTGATACCCGATTAATTGTCGTTGGTCTGCAAGAAGGACAGTGGGTGCTTCCACGGGGGGAAGCGGCGACCTTACAGATTCAGGTGGAAGATGCAGACAAGCCGACGGAGAGTGTCTGGCTCTCTCTGGAGGATGAAAATGGTGAGAGTGAAACAATTACCATGAATCGCTTTCAGGCAGGAGATTTTCGCTATGAACTGCCTCCTGTACAACTTCCAATTCAGGCACAGGCCTGGGGAGGTGATGGCCAGACAGAACCTTTTGAAATTGTTC
It encodes the following:
- a CDS encoding DUF58 domain-containing protein — translated: MNTYLNPEIAGSLAGIGFKARQPVEGSIAGLHRSPLHGLSPEFADYRSYTPGDDLKNLDWKAYARSDRFYIKRFEEESNLRAVFIVDSSASMKYGGPDFSKYDCAATIAVSLSSVLLKQRDAVGLAILNDRVQEDLRTGSTASHLAKFMEVLQRTELQGETDIGPAVAQVADQIHRRGIVVVLSDLLTPLDRFYESLGKLQYAGHEVIVMHVLHRDEVELPFKDSVIFKDIEGEEEIFAEPWAFHKAYQAAMEEFIQETRQRCQFCGIDYLQIFTDANLSRVLSSYLHNRQFAGAKTHRGRMASLGGSAGSDNQISDSPALDSRAGQPSESE
- a CDS encoding SIMPL domain-containing protein, with the protein product MCGKLLRSQSRSLFLLALALSCFTQLSTVAAEGENGITVVGTGIVEQKPTVVEMTGLVIGQGQLAGDAVTKYHGNRRRAEDAFKNLKIPGLVIQGDGMSLYSSLNASQMQAMMRGMAVNNTQSQELSVSETLKLRLTGVDKLSPDELLEIIVRIVDAGKDAGVVIGNDTTPMVPGTYNASKARNTMVAFKIQNVEDLKNKAYAKALEDARSQAEALAKLAGGKLGKVVSINTVDPNQKSSDSSSRMLAQYLAVLGMRVGQSEEQSSALLKEIPVSAVVRVTYALE
- a CDS encoding DUF1501 domain-containing protein; amino-acid sequence: MLIIPGQSGKEPCESRSQISRRDLLRVGGSSMMGMGLGTMLQLQEAAANSNEGGGGPGWAKAKSVILIFLQGGPSHLDLWDPKENVPDNVRSVFQPISTKLPGVQFTELLPNLAQQNDKFTMIRSMSYTPKGLFNHTAAIYQMLTGYTTDKVSPSGQLEPPSPKDFPNFGSNIIRIQPPQVPMLPFVMLPRPLQESNVVGKAGTAGFLGRAYDPYYLYPPGDDMDMNKMDRISVDDLKLRPDVYTSRLQRRASLRDTINQGMPQLNKAVEDYKLDKYYSRALDLVISGRARDAFALDQESDAVRDKYGRNTFGQSLLLARRLVEAGTRVVEVVWPKVANSNNHSWDVHTGLTNRLKNQSAPMFDQGLASLISDLYDRGTLDETLVVAVGEFGRSPQRGVSTSGNSNSDDGRDHWPYCYTSLMAGAGMKRGYVHGESDKTGSSPRKDPVHPRELLATIYHSFGINPETIVYNHLNQPRELVKAQAVTKLMG
- a CDS encoding prenyltransferase/squalene oxidase repeat-containing protein; translation: MSISVIIRIVAGGLFLLCSFTQIQAQEILPRHVTPATVKSIQRGLDYLAKQQTTSGSFQTTQDGSTYPVSMTSLAGIAFLANGNTSTRGPYADQVRKATEYVLGQAQQNGLIAAGAENGRPMYGHGFSLLFLSSVYGMETDAKVRARIAKVVKDGIQLTSSGQSPLGGWIYTPGGGDEGSVTVTQMQGLRAAHNAGFTVPKGTIQNAVRYLELCQTPEGGIRYSYHSGNDTRLPISAAAITCLYSAGEYESPLAEECMEYVYGQFKNRKSGFQSGHYFYLNLYASQAFYQAGDDYWDAYFPGQRDSLIKSQASNGSWNGDGVGPIFGTSVALIVLQLPYKFLPIYQR
- a CDS encoding AAA family ATPase — protein: MKTAPDMAALEKLKAAQERIREQIRTVVVGQDDVVEQLLVSILAGGHCILEGVPGLAKTLLVSTLAKSLSLDFGRIQFTPDLMPADITGTDVIYEDRQTGTREFRFIEGPIFTNLLLADEINRTPPKTQAALLQGMQEKNISAGTKHYQLPRPFFVLATQNPIEQEGTYPLPEAQLDRFLMKIIVQYPTRDEERQIYKTVTGEEQSEPAATLTGEEVLELQHLVRRVPISDFLVDYTMDLIRATRRDSEDAPEFINRWVLWGAGPRGGQSLILAAKARAALYGRPEVSVEDLQAVAKAVLRHRIVLSYNAESEGQTPDTVIEKLIAETPLHQSTAGKDGQFEHILKS
- a CDS encoding outer membrane protein assembly factor BamB family protein → MLDKGAPIICLQFRNDRFTLIIGWLMLPSLLLIPRELPGQVAVEVGVAEAAVQAPETSPHKIPGFSISVDEKKLNLLDDFERYVRHQMWEKALTTIKDLSASQSSSALLPTQDGFLIDANQRIFRALTSLPPEGREAYRLFYDGKARKEFAELSEKHPLYSADAEKRATEIYYQYFLTSIGDEVADLLGNQAFERGEFLQAAEYWRSILEHHPDTSLPELDLNVKHALALIRGARTERAAAAIEVIAQQFPGQKVTLGGNAFDPVPYLRSLLPQQNVSSVASSKSNNPKSVSQSFQLPESDSQPHWQLHFLDQSVEQALQNSQSDYYGRSKSYATYVPPIAVDQQHAYINYYGVCFGLDMKTGKLLWRNAKFKDLGNHFNNYSFHQSSHLNQYHIAVSGDYVLATLIPQKEMNRYRACYRLVAYQKKTGKQVWQTSANNESYICEPLVVGEQIYTISHQQNSKQLNLSCLSLKTGKKEWGMPLGSVVAGSSTNGMEDMPSPVLKLNGESLLVLTNNGALFDISLAGRSVNWVFRYPYPVNQSTSNNYYAAANEEVQLHSRGQMYCDHNLLYFKEEGASEVYALDLAAKKVVWKRPIKVAAQLVGIDDQNVYLLSGELEALSRETSRLNWAVSLPIAAGGLSAVIDPQHAWIFTSRGVFEISKSNGDILDIYRGHDLSSLGGAISLNQGLMLCISNQAVTAYPSTPAGKQKSKETPTSEP